In Procambarus clarkii isolate CNS0578487 chromosome 58, FALCON_Pclarkii_2.0, whole genome shotgun sequence, one genomic interval encodes:
- the LOC138353602 gene encoding mucin-2-like — protein MSAYSVGVYPTLVPDPTLVPNLTVVSDPTNEPDPTVVSDPTHVPDPTLVSDPTLVSDPKLVPDPTLVPEPTLVPDPTLVPDPTLVPDLTLIPDPTLVLKPTLVPDPTLVPNPTLVPNPTLVPNMTLIPDPTLVPDPTLLPDPTLVPDPTLVPEPTLVPDPTLLPDPTFVPDPRLVPDPTLVPDPTLVSDPTLVSDPTLVPDTTLAPDPTHVSDPTHVLDPTLVPDPTLVLDPTIVPDPTLVPDPMLIPDPTLVPNLILVPDPTLVPNPTLIPNPILVPDPTLVPKPTLIPDPTLVPDSMLVPDPKLVPGLTFVPDPTLVPDPTVVSDPTLVPDQTLVSEPKLVPNPTLVSDPTLTPSPTVVPNPTVEPTPTLVPDPTVVSRPTHVPDPTVVSRPTHVPDPTVVSHPTHVPDPTLVLDPTLVPDPTLVPDPMLVPDPTLVPNPMLVPDPTLVPNPTVVSDPTLVPNPTLVPDPTLVSDLTLVPDLTLVLKPTLVPGPTLIPNPTLVPVLTLVSNMTLIPDPTLVPDPTLLPDPTLVPDPTLIHDTTLVPDPTLVPDPMHVPDPTLVLDPTLVPNPTLEPEPTLVPTPTLVPDPTLVLNPTPVPDSTLVPTPTSVPDPTPVPNPILIPDPKHVPNLKLVPNPTLVPEPTLVPDLTLVPNLKLVPDPSLVPNPTPVPDPTLVPNPTLVPNSTLVPDPTLLSNQTLVPDPTLVPDPTLVPDPTLLPDPTLVPDPTLVPDRMLVPDPTFVPDSTLVPDLALGPDPTLVPDPTLVPDPTLVPDPTLVPDLTLVPDPALVPNPTVVPNPTLIPNPTHVPEPTLVPDPTLLPDSTFVPDMTLVPDPTLVPDPTLVSDPTLVPDPTLVRPDMTRVPDPTLVFDPTHVPDPTLVPDPTLVLDPTIVPDPSLEPDPTLVPDSMLIPDPTLIPNPILVPDPTLVPKKTLIPDPT, from the coding sequence atgtcagcatattctgtgGGAGTCTACCCGACGCTCGTACCTGACCCAACGCTTGTACCTAACCTGACGGTTGTATCTGACCCGACGAATGAACCTGACCCGACGGTTGTATCTGATCCGACTCATGTACCTGACCCGACGCTGGTATCTGACCCGACGCTGGTATCTGACCCGAAGCTCGTACCTGATCCGACGCTTGTACCTGAACCGACGCTCGTACCTGACCCGACGCTAGTACCTGACCCGACGCtagtacctgacctgacgctcatACCTGACCCGACGCTCGTACTTAAACCAACGCTCGTACCTGACCCGACGCTCGTACCTAACCCGACGCTAGTACCTAACCCGACGCTCGTACCTAACATGACGCTCATTCCTGACCCGACACTAGTGCCTGACCCGACGCTTTTGCCTGACCCGACACTAGTACCTGACCCAACGCTTGTACCTGAACCGACTCTTGTACCTGACCCGACGCTTTTACCTGACCCGACATTCGTGCCTGACCCGAGACTTGTACCTGACCCGACGCTTGTACCTGATCCGACGTTAGTATCTGACCCGACGCTTGTATCTGACCCGACGCTCGTACCTGACACGACGCTTGCACCTGACCCGACACATGTATCTGACCCGACGCATGTACTGGACCCGACACTCGTACCTGACCCAACGCTTGTACTTGACCCAACGATTGTACCTGACCCGACACTTGTACCTGACCCAATGCTCATACCTGACCCGACGCTCGTACCTAACCTGATACTCGTACCTGACCCGACGCTCGTACCTAACCCGACGCTCATACCTAACCCGATACTCGTTCCTGACCCGACGCTCGTACCTAAGCCGACGCTCATACCTGACCCGACGTTAGTACCTGACTCGATGCTTGTACCTGACCCGAAGCTAGTACCTGGCCTGACGTTTGTACCTGACCCGACACTTGTACCTGACCCGACGGTTGTATCTGACCCGACGCTTGTACCTGACCAAACGCTCGTATCTGAACCGAAGCTCGTACCTAACCCGACGCTAGTATCTGACCCGACGCTCACACCTAGTCCTACGGTCGTACCTAACCCGACGGTCGAACCTACCCCGACACTTGTACCTGACCCGACGGTTGTATCTCGCCCGACGCATGTACCTGACCCGACGGTTGTATCTCGCCCGACGCATGTACCTGACCCGACGGTTGTATCTCACCCGACGCATGTGCCTGACCCGACGCTAGTACTTGACCCAACGCTCGTACCTGACCCAACGCTCGTACCTGACCCGATGCTAGTACCTGACCCGACACTTGTACCTAACCCGATGCTTGTACCTGACCCGACGCTCGTACCGAACCCGACGGTTGTATCTGACCCGACGCTCGTACCGAACCCGACGCTAGTACCTGACCCGACGCTAGTATCTGACCTGACGCtcgtacctgacctgacgctcgtACTTAAACCGACGCTCGTACCTGGCCCGACGCTCATACCTAACCCGACGCTAGTACCTGTCCTGACGCTCGTATCTAACATGACGCTCATTCCTGACCCGACACTTGTGCCTGACCCAACGCTTTTGCCTGACCCGACACTAGTACCTGACCCAACGCTTATACATGACACGACGCTTGTTCCTGACCCGACACTGGTTCCTGACCCAATGCATGTACCTGACCCGACGCTTGTACTTGACCCGACACTCGTACCTAACCCGACGCTCGAACCAGAACCGACGCTCGTACCAACCCCAACGCTCGTACCTGACCCGACGCTTGTACTTAACCCAACGCCTGTACCTGACTCGACGCTCGTTCCTACCCCGACGTCCGTACCTGACCCGACACCCGTACCTAACCCGATACTCATACCTGACCCAAAGCATGTACCTAACCTCAAGCTCGTACCTAACCCGACGCTCGTGCCTGAACCGACACTCGTACCTGACCTGACTCTTGTACCTAACCTGAAGCTCGTACCTGACCCGAGTCTCGTACCTAACCCGACGCCTGTACCTGACCCGACGCTTGTACCTAACCCGACGCTTGTACCTAACTCGACGCTCGTACCTGACCCGACGCTCTTATCTAACCAGACGCTCGTACCTGACCCGACGCTCGTACCTGACCCGACGCTAGTACCTGACCCGACGCTTTTGCCTGACCCGACGCTAGTACCTGACCCGACGCTAGTACCTGACCGGATGCTCGTACCTGACCCGACGTTCGTACCCGACTCGACGCTCGTGCCTGACCTGGCGCTCGGACCTGACCCGACGCTTGTGCCTGATCCGACGTTAGTACCTGACCCAACGCTTGTACCTGACCCGACGCTTGTACCTGACCTAACACTTGTACCTGACCCGGCGCTCGTACCTAACCCGACAGTTGTACCTAACCCGACGCTCATACCTAACCCTACGCATGTACCTGAACCGACTCTTGTACCTGACCCGACGCTTCTACCTGACTCGACGTTCGTGCCTGATATGACACTCGTACCTGACCCGACTCTTGTACCTGATCCGACACTAGTATCTGACCCGACGCTTGTACCTGACCCGACGCTTGTACGTCCTGACATGACGCGTGTACCTGACCCGACGCTTGTATTTGACCCGACGCATGTACCGGACCCAACACTCGTACCTGACCCGACGCTTGTACTTGACCCAACTATTGTACCTGACCCGTCGCTTGAACCTGACCCGACGCTTGTACCTGACTCAATGCTCATACCTGACCCGACGCTCATACCTAACCCGATACTCGTTCCTGACCCGACACTCGTACCTAAGAAGACGCTCATACCTGACCCGACGTAA
- the LOC123768018 gene encoding soluble scavenger receptor cysteine-rich domain-containing protein SSC5D-like — MTLIPDPTVVPDPTLIPDPTLAPDPTLAPDPTLVPEPTLVPDPTLVSDPTLSLEPDPTLVPDPTLVPDPMLVLDSTLVPDLMLVLDSTLVSEPNIIPDSTLVLNPTVEPDPTLVPIPTPVPDPTPVPDLMLVPNPTLVRNLTLVRKQALVPVPTLVPKPTLVPDPTLVPDQTLLPDPTLVPDPTLAPDPTLVRIPMLVPDPTLVLNLTLVPDSTLVPIPTPVPDPTPVPNPTLVPNPTLAPDPTLVHDPTLVLDPTLVPNLMLVLDPTFVPDSRLVSNPMLVPDPTFVHDPMVVSDPTVLHDPTLVPVLTLVLVPDLYLTRRSYLIRNLYLTRCSYLTRHSYLTRRLYLT, encoded by the exons ATGACACTCATTCCTGACCCGACAGTTGTGCCTGACCCGACGCTTATACCTGACCCGACACTTGCACCTGACCCGACACTTGCACCTGACCCGACGCTAGTACCTGAACCAACTCTTGTACCTGACCCGACGCTTGTATCTGACCCGACGCTA AGTCTCGAACCTGACCCGACGCTCGTACCGGACCCGACGCTTGTACCTGACCCGATGCTTGTACTTGACTCGACGCTTGTACCTGACCTGATGCTTGTACTTGACTCGACGCTTGTATCTGAACCGAATATCATACCTGACTCGACGCTCGTACTTAACCCAACGGTTGAACCTGACCCGACGCTCGTTCCTATCCCGACGCCCGTACCTGACCCGACGCCCGTACCTGACCTGATGCTCGTACCTAACCCGACGCTCGTACGCAACCTGACGCTCGTACGCAAGCAGGCGCTCGTACCTGTCCCGACGCTCGTACCTAAGCCGACGCTCGTACCTGACCCGACACTCGTACCTGACCAGACGCTTTTGCCTGATCCGACGCTAGTACCTGACCCGACGCTCGCACCTGACCCGACGCTCGTACGTATCCCAATGCTCGTGCCTGACCCGACGCTCGTACTTAACCTAACGCTTGTACCTGACTCGACGCTCGTTCCTATTCCGACGCCCGTACCTGACCCGACGCCCGTACCTAACCCGACGCTCGTACCAAACCCGACGCTCGCACCTGACCCGACACTCGTACATGACCCGACACTCGTACTTGACCCGACGCTCGTACCTAACCTGATGCTCGTACTTGACCCTACGTTTGTACCTGACTCGAGGCTCGTATCTAACCCGATGCTTGTACCTGACCCAACATTTGTACATGACCCGATGGTTGTATCTGACCCGACGGTTTTACATGACCCGACGCTTGTACCTGTCCTGACGCTCGTACTTGTACCTGACCTGTACCTCACCCGACGCTCGTACCTGATCCGGAACTTGTACCTGACCCGATGCTCGTACTTGACCCGACACTCGTACCTGACCCGACGTttgtacctgacctga
- the LOC138353603 gene encoding uncharacterized protein, which yields MVVPDPTFVSDPTFVPDPTVVSDPTHVPDPPVVSDPMLVHDPKLVSDLTHVPDPTFVPDTTLVPDPTLVPDPMLVPYPTLVPDLTLVPDPTLVRDPTLLHDPTLVPYPTLVPDLMFVPAPTLVPDPMLVPDTTLIPEAMLVPDPTLVSDPTLVPDPTLVPDLTIVPDPTVVSDPTHVPDPMLVPDPTHVPNPMLLPDPTLVPDLTLGPDPTFVSDPTLVPDPTVVSDPTLVYNPPLVPDPTHVPDPTFVPDPTHVPDPTFVPDLTLVPNTTHIPDPTLVPDPILVPNPKLVPDPKLVPNPTPVPDTTLVPNPKLVPNPTLVPDPMLISNLTLVPDHTLVPDPTLLPDLTLVPDPTLVPDPTLVSDPTLVPDSTLVLDPTLVPDPTLVPDPTLVPDPTLVPDPMHVLDPSVVSNPTLLPDPTLLLNPALVPDPTLVPDPTLVPDPALVSDPTHVPYPTLVPDPTHVTEPTFVPDPTLVPDLTLVPDPMLVPNPMVVRNPILIPNPTHVPDPTLVPDPTLVPDPTLVPDPTFLHDPTLVPDPTLVPDTTLVPDATPVSDPTYVPDPTHVPDSTLVPDTTFVPDPTPVFDPTHVPDPTHVLSDPTHVPDPTLVPDTTFIPDPTLVPDPTLVPDPTLVPNPTLVPDPTLISNPTLVPDPTLIPNPTLVPDPTHVPEPTLVPDPMLVTNPTVVPDPTLIPNPTLVPDPMLVPDSTLVFDLTLVPDRTLVHDLTLVPDPTLIPDPTLVLDPTLVPDPTLVSDPTLVPDPTVVNYPTLVPDPTHVPNPNSNLTRHSYLSRRLYLTQRSYLTRRLYLTRSSYLTRVVPNPTLVPDPTLVPDLTVVSDLTQVPDPTLLPDPMLVLDPMPVPDPTLVPDLTLVPDPTHVSNPTLVPDPMPVPNPTLVPDPTLVPNPTLVPDPTLISDPMLVPDPTRLPDPTLVPDPTLVPYQTLVPDPTLISDPMLIPDLTLVTDPTLVPDPMVVSDAMLVPDLAHVPNSTLIPDPTLVPDLTLVSDPTLVPDPTVVSDPTLVPNPPLVPDPTHVPDLTHVPDSTLVPNPTLVPDQTLVPNPTLISDPMLVPDPTLVPDLTLVPDPMVVSDPTWRMYLTRRLYLIRRSYLTCMTLVPDLKLVSDPILVPDPTVVSDTTLVPNPPLVPDPTHVPDLTHVPDSTLVLDPTIVPDLTLVPDPTLISDLTLIKVHDISPNKLKNVIAVDYNLDKELEFSTITVIWGYTVRC from the exons ATGGTTGTACCTGACCCGACGTTTGTATCTGACCCGACGTTCGTACCTGACCCGACGGTTGTATCTGACCCAACGCATGTACCTGACCCGCCGGTAGTATCTGACCCGATGCTTGTACATGACCCGAAGCTTGTATCTGACCTGACGCATGTACCTGACCCGACGTTTGTACCTGACACAACACTCGTACCTGACCCAACGCTTGTACCTGACCCGATGCTTGTACCTTACCCGACGCttgtacctgacctgacgcttgtACCTGACCCGACGCTCGTACGTGACCCGACGCTTTTACATGACCCGACGCTTGTACCTTACCCGACGCTTGTACCTGACCTGATGTTCGTACCTGCCCCGACGTTAGTACCAGACCCGATGCTCGTACCTGATACGACACTAATACCAGAAGCGATGCTCGTACCTGACCCGACGCTTGTAAGTGACCCGACGTTAGTACCTGACCCGACGCTTGTACCTGACCTGACAATTGTACCTGACCCAACGGTTGTATCTGACCCGACGCATGTACCTGACCCGATGCTCGTACCTGACCCGACGCATGTACCTAACCCGATGCTTTTACCTGATCCGACGCTCGTACCCGACCTGACACTCGGACCTGACCCGACATTTGTATCTGACCCGACACTCGTACCTGACCCGACGGTTGTATCTGACCCGACGCTTGTATATAACCCGCCGCTCGTACCTGACCCAACGCATGTACCTGATCCGACGTTCGTACCTGACCCAACGCATGTACCTGATCCGACGTtcgtacctgacctgacgctcgtACCTAACACGACACATATACCTGACCCGACGCTCGTACCTGACCCGATTCTTGTACCTAACCCGAAGCTTGTACCTGACCCGAAACTCGTACCTAACCCGACGCCCGTACCTGACACAACGCTCGTACCTAACCCGAAGCTTGTACCTAACCCGACGCTCGTACCTGACCCGATGCTCATATCTAACCTGACTCTCGTACCTGACCACACGCTAGTACCTGACCCGACGCTTTTGCCTGACTTGACGCTAGTACCTGACCCGACACTCGTGCCTGACCCGACGCTCGTATCTGACCCGACGCTCGTGCCTGACTCGACACTCGTGCTTGACCCGACACTCGTGCCTGACCCGACGCTCGTACCTGACCCGACGTTAGTACCTGATCCGACGCTTGTACCTGACCCGATGCATGTACTTGACCCGTCGGTTGTATCTAACCCGACGCTTTTGCCTGATCCGACGCTATTACTTAACCCGGCGCTCGTACCTGACCCGACGTTGGTACCTGACCCGACGCTTGTACCTGACCCGGCGTTAGTATCTGACCCGACGCATGTACCTTACCCGACGCTTGTACCTGACCCAACGCATGTAACTGAGCCAACTTTTGTACCTGACCCGACGCttgtacctgacctgacgcttgtACCTGACCCGATGCTCGTACCTAACCCGATGGTTGTACGTAACCCGATTCTCATACCTAACCCAACACATGTACCTGACCCGACTCTTGTACCTGACCCAACGCTTGTACCTGACCCGACACTCGTACCTGACCCGACTTTTTTACATGACCCGACGCTAGTACCTGACCCGACGCTTGTACCTGACACGACGCTTGTACCTGACGCGACGCCTGTATCTGACCCGACGTATGTACCTGACCCGACGCATGTACCTGACTCGACGCTTGTACCTGACACGACGTTTGTACCTGACCCGACGCCTGTATTTGACCCGACGCATGTACCTGACCCGACGCAT GTTTTATCTGACCCGACGCATGTGCCTGACCCGACACTAGTACCTGACACAACGTTCATACCTGACCCGACGCTCGTACCTGACCCGACGCTAGTACCTGACCCGACACTTGTACCTAACCCGACGCTCGTACCTGACCCGACGCTCATATCTAACCCGACACTCGTACCTGACCCGACGCTCATACCTAACCCAACGCTCGTACCTGACCCGACGCATGTACCTGAGCCGACCCTCGTACCTGACCCGATGCTCGTAACGAACCCGACGGTTGTACCTGACCCGACGCTCATACCTAACCCGACGCTTGTGCCTGACCCGATGCTGGTACCTGATTCGACGCTCGTATTTGACCTGACGCTTGTACCTGACCGGACGCTCGTGCATGACCTGACGCTCGTACCTGACCCAACGCTCATACCTGACCCGACACTTGTACTTGACCCGACGCTTGTACCTGACCCGACACTTGTATCTGACCCGACGCTTGTTCCTGACCCGACGGTTGTAAATTACCCGACGCTAGTTCCTGACCCGACGCATGTACCTAACCCGAACTCGAACCTGACCCGACACTCGTACCTATCCCGACGCTTGTACCTGACCCAACGCTCGTACCTGACCCGACGCTTGTACCTAACCCGAAGCTCGTACCTGACCCGAG TCGTACCTAACCCGACGCTCGTACCTGACCCGACGCTCGTACCTGACCTAACGGTTGTATCTGACCTGACGCAAGTACCTGACCCGACGCTATTACCTGATCCAATGCTCGTACTTGACCCGATGCCCGTACCTGACCCGACGCTAGTACCAGACCTAACACTTGTACCTGACCCGACACATGTATCTAATCCGACGCTCGTACCTGACCCGATGCCTGTACCAAACCCGACACTAGTACCTGACCCGACACTCGTACCGAACCCGACGCTCGTACCTGACCCTACACTAATATCTGACCCAATGCTTGTACCTGACCCGACGCGTTTACCTGACCCAACGCTCGTACCTGACCCGACGCTCGTACCTTACCAGACGCTCGTACCTGACCCGACGCTAATATCTGACCCGATGCTCATACCTGATCTGACGCTCGTAACTGACCCGACACTTGTGCCTGACCCGATGGTTGTATCTGACGCGATGCTCGTACCTGACCTGGCGCATGTACCTAACTCGACGCTTATACCTGATCCGACGCTCGTACCTGACCTGACACTTGTGTCTGACCCGACTCTCGTACCTGACCCGACGGTTGTATCTGATCCGACGCTTGTACCTAACCCGCCGCTTGTACCTGACCCGACACatgtacctgacctgacgcatgtACCTGACTCGACGCTCGTACCTAACCCGACGCTCGTACCTGACCAGACGCTCGTACCTAACCCGACGCTAATATCTGACCCGATGCTCGTACCTGACCCGACGCTCGTTCCTGACCTGACACTTGTACCTGACCCGATGGTTGTATCTGACCCGACCTGGCGCATGTACCTAACTCGACGCTTATACCTGATCCGACGCTCGTACCTGACCTGCATGACGCTCGTACCTGACCTGAAACTTGTATCTGATCCGATTCTCGTACCTGACCCGACAGTTGTATCTGACACGACGCTTGTACCTAACCCGCCGCTCGTACCTGACCCGACGCatgtacctgacctgacgcatgtACCTGACTCGACGCTTGTACTTGACCCGACGAttgtacctgacctgacgctcgtACCTGACCCGACGCTAATATCTGACTTGACGCTC ATTAAGGTGCACGATATCAGTCCAAACAAGCTAAAAAACGTAATCGCTGTGGACTACAATCTCGACAAGGAACTAGAATTCTCTACCATTACTGTGATCTGGGGATATACAGTACGTTGCTAA